A genomic region of Sarcophilus harrisii chromosome 6, mSarHar1.11, whole genome shotgun sequence contains the following coding sequences:
- the ADM gene encoding ADM yields the protein MQLVPVALIYLGSFAFLGADTARLDLASEFRKKWNKWALSRGKRELRVPSNPLAGLAEVKTGPVQTFIRTQDVKGASRSPQPSSPDAARIRVKRYRQSMNSFPHFQSLRIGCRFGTCTLQNLAHQIYQFTDKDKDDSAPPNKISPQGYGRRRRRSIAEGSRARTLSSFPSFSSSSSSSGRLQQQ from the exons ATGCAGCTGGTGCCAGTCGCCCTAATTTACCTGGGCTCCTTCGCCTTCCTTGGGGCGGACACTGCAAGGCTGGATTTGGCTTCAGAGTTCCGAAAGAA ATGGAACAAATGGGCTCTGAGCCGGGGAAAGAGAGAACTGCGGGTGCCGAGCAATCCCCTCGCCGGCCTAGCCGAAGTGAAGACTGGTCCTGTACAGACGTTTATTCGGACCCAGGACGTGAAGGGTGCTTCCCGCAGTCCACAGCCCAG CAGTCCGGACGCAGCCCGCATCCGCGTCAAGCGCTATCGCCAGAGCATGAACAGCTTCCCGCACTTCCAGAGTCTGCGCATCGGCTGCCGTTTTGGGACGTGCACCCTGCAGAACCTGGCGCATCAAATCTACCAGTTCACGGACAAAGATAAGGATGATTCGGCGCCCCCCAACAAAATCAGCCCCCAGGGCTACGGGCGCCGGCGTCGGCGCTCAATTGCCGAGGGCTCTCGGGCCAGGAcactctcctcctttccctccttctcctcctcttcctcttcctcaggaCGGCTACAGCAGCAATAG